In Chitinophaga sp. HK235, a single window of DNA contains:
- a CDS encoding aspartyl protease family protein: protein MLLTIAATVAFSQPVLAGNAIFEHDSTPASMPVTRFKFKQYYGGVVVISALLDNLPDTLQFILDTGSAGISLDTATCIRLGIKLTPTDKVVKGLGAAKTVSFAMNRTLRLPGLTMDSLDFHVNDYELISQVYGIQVDGIIGYSFLSRYIVTVDYDTEEIIVYSKGHYTYPRGGQLLRPSLTQIPLITAPLRSNKKTVNNRYYFDTGAGMCLLISTQFVKDSALLSNHRKSRKIIQTEAQGLGGKMQMSLTTIPEFRVGSYSFRNVPTYIFDDKTNVTAYPFLGGMIGNDLLRRFNITLNYAKKEIYLMPNSHFKDMFDYSYTGLIIYLIDGRVEVTDIIKGSPAEKAGFRKGDIILAINNNLGANLQLFREMLKNIGTRATMLVARDNELLIKKLPIKSIL, encoded by the coding sequence ATGCTGCTTACTATCGCAGCTACCGTTGCTTTCTCTCAGCCGGTACTTGCCGGCAATGCCATCTTTGAGCATGATAGTACCCCTGCCTCTATGCCTGTCACCCGCTTTAAATTCAAGCAGTATTATGGTGGCGTTGTAGTTATTTCAGCCCTGCTGGATAACCTGCCGGATACCCTGCAGTTTATCCTCGATACCGGCAGCGCCGGCATATCGCTGGACACTGCCACCTGTATACGACTGGGCATCAAACTAACGCCTACTGACAAGGTGGTGAAAGGACTGGGAGCCGCCAAAACCGTGTCCTTTGCCATGAACCGAACCCTCAGACTACCCGGCCTTACCATGGACAGCCTCGACTTTCACGTCAACGACTATGAGCTGATCAGCCAGGTGTACGGGATACAGGTAGATGGTATCATCGGATACAGTTTTCTGAGCCGGTATATCGTCACCGTAGATTATGACACAGAAGAAATCATCGTTTACTCCAAAGGGCATTATACCTATCCCAGGGGCGGACAACTGCTAAGACCCTCCCTCACACAGATACCGCTGATCACAGCCCCGCTGAGGAGTAACAAAAAGACTGTCAACAACCGCTATTATTTTGATACCGGTGCCGGTATGTGCCTGCTGATTTCTACACAGTTTGTGAAAGACAGTGCCTTGCTCAGCAATCACCGCAAAAGCCGGAAGATCATCCAGACAGAAGCTCAGGGCCTGGGTGGCAAAATGCAGATGTCGCTCACCACTATACCTGAGTTCCGTGTTGGCAGCTATTCCTTCCGCAATGTGCCGACTTATATCTTCGATGATAAAACCAACGTCACCGCCTATCCGTTTCTCGGCGGCATGATCGGCAATGACCTGCTACGCCGGTTTAATATCACACTCAACTACGCCAAAAAGGAAATATACCTGATGCCCAACTCCCACTTCAAAGACATGTTTGATTATTCCTATACAGGACTGATCATCTATCTTATCGATGGGAGGGTGGAAGTCACCGACATCATCAAAGGATCACCTGCCGAAAAAGCCGGTTTCCGCAAAGGAGATATCATCCTGGCTATCAACAACAACCTGGGTGCTAACCTGCAGCTCTTCCGCGAAATGCTTAAAAATATCGGCACCAGGGCCACCATGCTGGTCGCCAGGGATAATGAACTGTTAATTAAAAAGTTGCCAATAAAAAGCATTCTTTAG
- a CDS encoding aspartyl protease family protein, whose protein sequence is MWRFLGTVIIISFNTFMPAFAQRRNTTPAEDNTKPVAVIPFRMVDKQVVIPVMLSGSTDTLHFVFDSGAEITILHEHVAQKMRINSGHQSFMSGTNNAMIKTLVVTLNALYLKELRIPYVKAYLENLNDIGQIDGVIGVDLLKLYIVKIDYRQQQLVLYRNGKTPIGNTGRLLHFQLNYTTPVVDAAVQLPDGRNLPGHYHITTGGDYGILFNWPYVDSNRINSLPTINTDRVQDMVRVLYYINSNIPSMQLGGKTIPNVPVSYSKDINDVGVFTEIAGSIGYDIWKQFTVIINYSKKELYIE, encoded by the coding sequence ATGTGGCGTTTTCTAGGGACCGTAATCATCATATCCTTTAACACCTTCATGCCTGCTTTTGCACAACGAAGAAACACAACACCGGCAGAGGACAATACCAAACCGGTGGCTGTTATTCCTTTTCGCATGGTAGACAAACAGGTAGTCATTCCTGTAATGCTGTCCGGCAGTACAGATACCCTTCATTTTGTGTTTGATAGCGGCGCGGAAATCACCATCCTGCATGAGCATGTGGCGCAGAAGATGCGTATCAACAGCGGACATCAGTCCTTCATGAGCGGTACTAACAACGCCATGATCAAAACCCTGGTGGTAACGCTCAACGCACTATACCTGAAAGAGTTGCGCATTCCCTACGTGAAGGCTTATCTCGAAAACCTCAACGATATCGGACAGATAGATGGTGTGATCGGAGTAGACCTGCTTAAACTCTACATCGTTAAAATTGATTACCGGCAACAGCAGCTGGTACTGTACCGCAACGGCAAAACGCCAATAGGCAATACCGGCCGCCTGCTGCACTTTCAGCTCAACTATACCACCCCAGTAGTAGATGCAGCCGTCCAGCTACCCGACGGACGGAATCTTCCCGGTCATTACCATATCACTACCGGCGGAGATTACGGTATCCTGTTTAATTGGCCTTATGTAGACTCCAACCGGATCAACAGTCTGCCTACCATCAACACAGACCGGGTACAGGATATGGTCAGGGTGCTTTACTATATCAACAGCAACATACCTTCCATGCAACTGGGTGGTAAAACCATTCCCAACGTGCCTGTCAGCTACAGTAAAGACATTAACGATGTTGGCGTGTTCACGGAAATAGCCGGCTCTATTGGTTATGATATCTGGAAACAGTTTACCGTTATCATCAACTATTCAAAAAAAGAGTTGTACATCGAATAA